One genomic window of Garra rufa chromosome 2, GarRuf1.0, whole genome shotgun sequence includes the following:
- the aifm2 gene encoding ferroptosis suppressor protein 1 has protein sequence MGGQVSIDNNVHVVIVGGGFGGIAAAQHLKHHGVPFMLIDILDAFHHNVAALRASVQPGFAKQTFIPYKETFGLNFLQGRVVQIDTETQTVVLDNEKQVRYSHLILCTGTSGHFPGKHNSVDTYQLAIQKYEDFVKVIQEAGTVVVVGGGTTGVEMAAEIRTEFTDKKVILIHPREEVADPDLLPSVKEQAKQVLLEKGVELLLGRKVTNLNELELNVCRKDMVVKTDKNDQVTADLIICCTGSKINSEAYRSSLSASMTESGALKVNKHLQVEGFTNVYAVGDCVNLDEPKLAYHAGLHAAVAATNIINSLTGKCLTSYHTGNVTMLIAMGKDAGVGQFNGYKLPRFLVTKGKSQSLLLWKSWKEMGQKAPN, from the exons ATGGGTGGTCAGGTGTCCATTGACAATAATGTCCATGTGGTGATTGTTGGCGGTGGTTTTGGTGGCATTGCAGCTGCTCAACACCTTAAACATCATGGAGTGCCTTTCATGCTTATTGACATCCTGGATGCGTTTCATCACAACGTTGCAGCACTGCGTGCCTCAGTTCAACCTG GTTTTGCCAAACAGACATTCATACCATACAAAGAGACATTTGGACTGAATTTCCTCCAAGGCCGTGTCGTGCAGATAGACACCGAAACGCAGACAGTTGTGCTTGACAATGAAAAG CAAGTACGTTATTCCCACCTCATTCTGTGTACTGGAACAAGCGGACATTTCCCAGGCAAACACAATTCTGTGGACACCTACCAGTTAGCTATTCAGAAGTATGAGGACTTTGTTAAAGTG ATCCAGGAAGCAGGCACGGTTGTAGTTGTTGGTGGCGGAACCACCGGTGTTGAAATGGCTGCTGAAATCAGGACTGAATTTACTGACAAGAAG GTGATTTTGATCCACCCGCGGGAGGAGGTGGCTGATCCTGATCTATTGCCGTCTGTCAAAGAACAAGCCAAACAGGTGCTGCTGGAAAAGGGGGTGGAGCTGTTACTAG GGCGGAAAGTGACGAACCTTAATGAGCTGGAATTAAATGTGTGTCGGAAGGACATGGTGGTCAAGACCGATAAGAACGATCAGGTCACTGCGGATCTAATTATCTGCTGCACAGGAAGTAAGATCAACTCTGAGGCATACAGGTCCAGTCTGA gtgCGTCTATGACCGAGAGTGGTGCTCTGAAGGTCAACAAGCACCTGCAGGTAGAAGGCTTTACCAATGTGTATGCTGTGGGTGACTGTGTCAATCTCGATGAACCCAAGTTGGCGTATCATGCTGGACTTCATGCTGCGGTTGCAGCCACCAATATCATAAACAGCCTGACAGGAAAATGTTTAACCTCATATCACACAG GTAATGTTACTATGCTGATTGCTATGGGCAAGGATGCTGGAGTAGGCCAGTTTAATGGCTATAAACTACCTCGCTTTTTGGTCACCAAGGGTAAGAGCCAAAGCTTGCTGCTGTGGAAGAGCTGGAAGGAAATGGGCCAAAAAGCTCCTAATTAA